The sequence below is a genomic window from Nocardia fluminea.
CCAGAAGTGCTGCAGCAGCCAGCCGCCGAGGATCGGGCCGAGCGGCAGGCCGACGGCGGTCGAGGTGACCCAGATCGTCAGCGCGCGCTGCCGCTCGGCGGGGTCGGTGAACAGCACCGGCAGCACCGACATCGACAGCGGCACCAGCGCGGCGGCGGCGATGCCGAGCACCACCCGCGCCACGATCAGCTGGCCCGCGGACGCGGCGAACGCGCAGGCCACCGAGGCCACCCCGAAGAGCACGAGCGCGGCCAGCAGGACCTTCTTGCGGCCGTACCGGTCACCGAGCGCGCCCGCGGGGAGCATGAGCGCGGCCAGAGCCAGGGTGTAAGCACTGCTGAACCATTGCAGCGCAGCGGTATTCGCGTCCAGGTCGACCGCCAGCGTCGGGATGGCGACGGTGAGCACGGTGACGTCGAGTCCGATGGTGAGCATCGCCACGGCGAGCGCGCCGAGCGCGAGCCAGCGGCGAGTGTCTTCCGTCCGCATATCTCCTCCAAAATGAAAGTTACTACTTTTTGATAATAACTCTCATTTGCGTGTTCATGTCAATAGTCTGCCGTGTCCCGGCCCCTGGGCTCACAGACCGGCGAAGGCTCCACGACAGCGACTACTAGGCTGCGTAGCGATGAGGATTCGTGAAGTCGGCCTGCGCGCCGCATGCCTTCTCGGCGCTGCCGTCACCGTTACCGCGCTCGCCGCCGCTCCTGCAGTCGCCGTCCCCGCCACCGACCGGCCGCCGACGAGCGCGCCCGCATCCGGTGGTTCGAGCACGACGACCACACCCCCGTTCACCACGCCGAATACCGACGACTGCCCGCAGCGAACACGGCCGCCCGCACCGATCGACACCTCGGAAGTGCCCGCACCCGGCGAACCCACACCGACGGAGATCCCCGTCCCCTCCCCCGCCATCGGCGGTCAGCGGATGGGCGACTGCGGCGTGATCGTGCCCGACGGCGCACCCCCGGTTCCCGCCGAGATCTCGGCGACCGCGTGGATGGTCTCCGATCTCGACACCGGGCGAGTGCTCGCCGCCAAGGATCCGCACGGCCGCTACCGACCGGCCAGCACCATCAAGGTCGCCCTGGCCATCGTCGCGCTGCGCAGCCTGGACCTGGACAAGGTGGTGATCGGCACCCAGGCCGACGCCGATGTCGACGGCACCCGCGTCGGCATCGGCCCCGGCGGCCGCTACACCAACCGCCAGCTCATGCAGGCCCTGATCATGTGCTCGGGCAACGACGCCGCCCACGCCATCGCCACCCAGCTCGGCGGCGACAAGGCCGCCGTGGCGAAGATGAACGAGGTGGCGAAGTCGTTGCGCGCGATGGACACTCGCGCGGCGACTCCGTCCGGCCTCGACGGGCCGGGCATGAGCACCTCGGCCTACGACCTCTCGGTGCTGTTTCGCGAGGCGATGAACATCCCACTGTTCGCCGAACTGATCCACACCGAGCAGGTCGACTTCCCTGGCTTCCCCGCCGACCCGAAGATCCCCGGCGACGAGGACCACCCCGGCTTTCCGATCGCCAACGACAACCAGCTGCTCTACAACTACGACGGCGCGATCGGCGGCAAGACCGGTTTCACCGACGACGCCCGCCAGACCTTCGTCGCCGCCGCCGAACGTAACGGTCACCGCCTGGTCGTGACCCTGCTCAAAGCCGATGTGCGCCCGATCCGGCCCTGGGAGCAGGCGGCGCGACTGCTGGACTACGGTTTCGGCCTCGACACCGATGCCAGGGTCGGC
It includes:
- a CDS encoding D-alanyl-D-alanine carboxypeptidase family protein, with translation MRIREVGLRAACLLGAAVTVTALAAAPAVAVPATDRPPTSAPASGGSSTTTTPPFTTPNTDDCPQRTRPPAPIDTSEVPAPGEPTPTEIPVPSPAIGGQRMGDCGVIVPDGAPPVPAEISATAWMVSDLDTGRVLAAKDPHGRYRPASTIKVALAIVALRSLDLDKVVIGTQADADVDGTRVGIGPGGRYTNRQLMQALIMCSGNDAAHAIATQLGGDKAAVAKMNEVAKSLRAMDTRAATPSGLDGPGMSTSAYDLSVLFREAMNIPLFAELIHTEQVDFPGFPADPKIPGDEDHPGFPIANDNQLLYNYDGAIGGKTGFTDDARQTFVAAAERNGHRLVVTLLKADVRPIRPWEQAARLLDYGFGLDTDARVGKLPETGSEAVQPSVPLASPPPRADGSEAEPVQPAHQGARIATLIGGPVLILVLLLLARRALRRRR